A stretch of Carya illinoinensis cultivar Pawnee chromosome 14, C.illinoinensisPawnee_v1, whole genome shotgun sequence DNA encodes these proteins:
- the LOC122293560 gene encoding uncharacterized protein LOC122293560, giving the protein MNPLGSPGPDGFPAIFFQSHWLMVGNDVIAAVLEHLNTKSGFQAINHTFITLIPKKNSPLKIIAKVLANRLKSILPKLISDNQSAFILGRMISDNTIVAYELLHSMQNRRKNHKEAYMALKLDISKAYDRLEWCFIHQVLQQMGFDREWTDLIMQCIGTVTYSILVNGIPQPTFKPSRGIHQGDPLSPYLFILCSKVLCLALNLAEQQGSISGFPLFKGSLTVNHLFFADNSLVFYKAHQQEWTNLQLILNSYTASSSQRLNLDKSSIYLSKNTSQVAQNSILNLAGRKASGPFEKYLGLPSYVGKNKGRAFTPILDRVKAQMSSWKTNLLSSAGKEVLLKSKPESKMHSLSWKGIGKGKQEGGLGFRDFEYFNKAMLAKQGWRLLINTQSLASRVLKAKYFPSSDFLSARVRRVDSFVWKSITTPRPLLAGGLHWKIGNGNSVRIWSDCWLPTPTSFKVQSPPKTLNIDATVNLLIDQDTLSWNLPLIQSIFFPKEAAIISKLHVSPCNNNDRLSWRCTTNGMFSVKSAYHLQVSINDSKSRQGSRLSNHGVLWKLLWKLKVPNKVKMFLWRAAKDILPTRANLYRRKIIESPLCPICHSFPETTAHVLWSCRAAQDVWSHSSKRLQKCRTEEQPFHELLTDHLSLLPTKEHVELVLTATELWHRRNKFIFESSFTCPLQISKIVSTMKSELEELNSQPQEQSLSTRDSAIDRVNCRVGIGVAVRDWDGLVTTTLRSPRNSFPDPLLGEALAALRAIQLGLEIGLHNVIFEGDSKLLVNGITNSANDWSTAGLIFLDIKKLLASYRTWSFRHVPRQVNAVAHSLAKSSLDLSKESVLVVDYPQCICNLLR; this is encoded by the exons ATGAATCCATTGGGTTCACCTGGCCCAGATGGCTTTCCAGCAATCTTCTTCCAAAGTCACTGGCTCATGGTTGGCAATGATGTAATAGCTGCAGTACTAGAGCACCTGAACACAAAATCTGGTTTTCAAGCTATCAATCACACCTTCATAACCCTTATTCCAAAGAAGAACTCCCCTCTGAAG ATCATAGCTAAGGTCCTTGCAAACAGATTAAAGTCCATCTTGCCAAAACTAATCTCAGAcaaccaaagtgcttttattcTAGGAAGAATGATCTCAGACAACACTATAGTGGCTTATGAACTCCTGCACTCAATGCAAAATAGAAGGAAGAATCACAAAGAAGCTTACATGGCCCTCAAGCTTGATATTAGCAAGGCCTATGACAGACTAGAGTGGTGCTTCATTCATCAAGTGCTTCAGCAGATGGGCTTTGATAGAGAGTGGACTGATCTGATCATGCAGTGTATAGGAACAGTGACTTACTCAATCCTTGTCAATGGCATCCCTCAACCAACCTTCAAACCTTCAAGAGGAATTCACCAAGGAGACCCCCTTTCCCCATACTTATTCATTTTGTGCTCAAAAGTCCTCTGCTTGGCACTGAACTTGGCTGAACAACAGGGCTCAATTTCGGGTTTCCCTCTATTTAAAGGCTCTTTAACAGTCAATCACTTATTTTTTGCAGACAATAGTCTTGTCTTCTACAAGGCACATCAACAGGAGTGGACCAATCTTCAACTCATCCTCAATTCTTATACAGCAAGCTCTAGTCAGAGACTCAACTTGGATAAATCCTCAATTTATTTAAGCAAGAATACAAGCCAAGTAGCCCAAAATTCCATACTGAACTTGGCTGGGAGAAAAGCATCGGGCCCTTTTGAAAAGTACTTGGGACTACCTTCTTATGTGGGCAAGAATAAGGGCAGAGCTTTCACTCCCATCCTGGACAGAGTCAAAGCTCAAATGAGCAGTTGGAAAACAAACCTTTTGTCCTCAGCCGGGAAAGAAGTCTTGCTGAAGTCA AAACCAGAGTCTAAAATGCACTCGCTTAGTTGGAAAGGCATTGGTAAGGGCAAGCAAGAAGGGGGTCTGGGATTCAGAGATTTTGAATACTTCAATAAAGCCATGCTAgccaagcaagggtggaggctCCTCATCAACACCCAATCTCTAGCTTCCCGAGTTCTTAAAGCCAAATACTTTCCCTCAAGTGATTTTCTGTCTGCAAGAGTCAGAAGGGTTGATTCTTTTGTGTGGAAAAGTATAACAACACCTAGACCACTGTTAGCTGGAGGCCTCCATTGGAAGATAGGAAATGGCAACTCAGTGAGAATTTGGTCAGACTGTTGGTTGCCCACCCCTACTTCTTTCAAAGTTCAGTCCCCTCCCAAGACTCTCAACATAGATGCTACAGTGAACTTACTAATAGATCAAGATACTCTTTCCTGGAATCTACCTCTCATACAGAGTATTTTCTTTCCTAAGGAGGCAGCAATTATATCCAAGTTACATGTTAGTCCTTGCAATAACAATGATAGACTTTCTTGGAGGTGCACCACAAACGGCATGTTTTCAGTGAAATCAGCTTACCACCTCCAAGTTTCTATAAATGACAGCAAGAGTAGGCAAGGCTCTCGACTTTCTAACCACGGGGTTCTTTGGAAACTATTATGGAAGCTTAAAGTGCCAAACAAAGTCAAAATGTTCCTATGGAGGGCAGCTAAGGACATCCTTCCCACTAGAGCCAATTTGTATAGAAGGAAGATCATTGAATCTCCTCTATGCCCTATCTGTCACTCCTTTCCAGAGACCACAGCTCATGTACTTTGGTCATGCAGAGCAGCTCAGGATGTTTGGAGCCATAGCTCGAAAAGACTTCAAAAGTGCAGGACAGAGGAACAACCTTTCCATGAATTGCTCACAGACCACCTCTCCCTACTCCCTACTAAGGAACATGTTGAACTAGTTCTCACAGCCACTGAGTTGTGGCATAGGAGGAACAAATTCATTTTCGAGTCTAGCTTCACCTGCCCTTTACAGATCTCAAAGATAGTCTCCACAATGAAGAGTGAACTGGAGGAGCTTAATAGTCAACCACAGGAGCAATCCCTCTCAACCCGT gATTCAGCTATTGACAGAGTGAACTGCAGGGTGGGAATTGGAGTGGCCGTCAGAGATTGGGATGGTCTTGTTACAACCACCCTTAGAAGTCCCAGAAACTCCTTCCCGGATCCTCTTCTGGGAGAAGCCTTAGCCGCCCTGCGAGCTATACAGCTTGGTCTCGAGATTGGTCTCCACAATGTCATATTTGAAGGTGACTCAAAACTGCTGGTTAACGGGATCACCAATTCAGCTAACGATTGGAGTACTGCTGGCCTGATCTTTCTTGACATAAAGAAACTCTTAGCTTCTTACCGAACCTGGTCATTTCGACATGTACCTAGGCAAGTAAATGCAGTGGCACATAGCCTAGCTAAGAGCTCTTTAGATCTTAGTAAGGAGTCTGTTCTTGTAGTGGATTACCCTCAATGCATTTGTAACCTTTTACGTTGA
- the LOC122293187 gene encoding dirigent protein 10-like, with amino-acid sequence MATSQHIKIPLKIKRLFWLLFLVLTVTFPASARILDEDTDVPATSPEKPDSAETTPVSGVPPVVTGNPTAATTATVAGTDDHHLSFFLHDILGGSNPSAKALTGVVTNPAVNGQVPFAKPNGAVIPVKNGVPGQNNNNNNNNNNNGVLNNNNIPFLTGLGGNIPNVIQNNRNNNNLINGISTVNGAQLPAGMTFQKVMFGTLTVFDDELTEGHELGSGLIGKAQGFYVASSEDGTSQTLAFTAMFESGGYSDTLSFFGVHRTAVSESQLAVMGGTGKYVNAKGYAMIKTFPATNQNESDGVETLLQITVYLTY; translated from the coding sequence ATGGCAACCTCTCAACACATTAAAATTCCACTCAAGATCAAGAGGTTATTCTGGCTACTCTTTTTAGTTCTCACAGTCACATTCCCTGCATCTGCTCGAATCCTCGATGAGGACACCGATGTTCCGGCCACCTCACCGGAGAAACCAGATTCAGCCGAAACTACACCTGTTTCTGGCGTACCTCCAGTGGTAACCGGTAACCCAACTGCAGCAACTACGGCTACAGTTGCCGGCACAGATGACCACCATTTGTCATTCTTCCTGCACGATATCCTCGGTGGTTCGAATCCCTCAGCCAAAGCCCTGACTGGGGTTGTCACCAATCCAGCAGTCAACGGTCAAGTCCCCTTCGCCAAGCCAAACGGTGCAGTCATCCCAGTTAAAAATGGCGTTCCGGgccaaaacaacaacaacaacaacaacaacaataataatggaGTTTTGAACAACAACAACATTCCCTTTCTCACCGGCCTCGGAGGAAATATCCCCAACGTGATCCAAAACAATAGAAACAATAATAACCTGATCAACGGAATTTCGACCGTGAATGGCGCTCAGCTCCCAGCAGGAATGACCTTTCAGAAAGTTATGTTCGGGACACTGACTGTCTTTGACGATGAACTGACCGAAGGGCATGAACTTGGGTCAGGTTTGATTGGGAAGGCACAAGGGTTTTACGTAGCCAGTTCAGAAGATGGAACAAGCCAAACCCTGGCTTTCACCGCCATGTTTGAGAGTGGTGGTTATTCTGATACCCTCAGTTTCTTTGGTGTTCATCGGACTGCTGTCTCGGAATCGCAACTAGCAGTCATGGGAGGCACAGGGAAGTACGTCAATGCTAAGGGTTATGCCATGATAAAGACCTTTCCGGCGACAAACCAGAATGAAAGTGATGGAGTCGAGACTCTGCTGCAGATTACTGTGTATCTTACTTACTAG